GTAGGACCTCACCCCCAAACCCCCTCTCCCGCCCGCGGGAGAGGGGGATTTTGTTTGCCTGCTGCGTCTTGTTTCAGCGCGGGACGACCGAGAGTTCGACGCGGGTCTGGCCCGCGGAAGGGCGGACGAGCAAGAGTCCGGGGCGCGTGGTGTCGACGCAGCCGTTCGAGAGCTCGACGCGGTAGCCCTCGGGGTAACTCCGCTCGGGGACGACGATCTCGGTGACGCCGTCCTCCACGGGCGCGTCGTAGGCGAGGACGAACCGGCGCGCAGCGGCGTCATGGCGGAACGACGGCGCCTCGCCGGCGACGGCGCGGGGATAGGGGCGCACGAGGGCCGTGGTCATGGCCGTGACCTCCTGGCCTTCGTAATCGACGAGGGAGAGGTCCTCCTCGTTCCAGCCCTCCTTCGAATCGCTGTACTCCCAGTACGTGAAATGGAGGGCGTTTTCGTCCATGGCGTCGTAGAGGCCCGTGACGAACTCGCCGAGGTTCTCGATTTCCCAGGACGCGCCCGACTCGCCGACGAGGACGGGCATGTTCCATTCGCGGCCCTTGTCGGCCCATCTCGCCATCGCGTCCGCCGCATTCGAAGGAGACGGGACGCCGCCGAAGAGCGCGACATAGTCGTACCAGTGCGGGGCGAAGACGAGGCCCTCGCCTTCCGGTTTGTCGAGGTACGTGAAGGCGCCGATGGCGTCGGTGCCGGTGGCGTCGAAGAAGACGAGCGCCGTCGGGTCCTTCGCCCGGATCAGGGCGGCCATTTCGGTGTAGAATGGCGTGAGGACGGTCTTCTCCCAGGTCTTCAGGTCGGCGGTGCCCTGGTGGGGCTCGTTGATGGGCTCGTAGCCGAGGACGCCCGGGCGGCCCGCGTGGCGGGCGGCGACGCGCTCCCAGAGCGCGCGATACGCCGTGCGGGCGCCATGTTCGTCGGACCAGAACGCGTCGAACGCGGCGCGCACGTCCTCGTCCTGGGAGTATTTGATGAACCAGTCGGGGCAATCGTGGCGCGGCTCGGGGTTCGGCCCGGGGACGGTCCAGCCAGGGAAGCCGCTGCCGCAGTAGATGTCAGAATAGATGTCCTGGTGGAAATCGATGATCGTCCAGATGCGGCGTTTCCAGGCGCCGTCGAGCAGGGCGTCGTACCGAGCGAGGAAGGTCTCGTCGTCCATGCCCGGCGTGGGCTCGACGGCGGCCCAGACAAACGGGACGCGGAGCGCGGAGACACCAAAGGAGGCAGCGCGATCGAGGTACCGATCGAGCGCCTCCTGGAAGCCAGCCTCGGTGGGCTCGAAATCGAAGGGGACGAAGGGCGCGAACTTGCTGCGGCCGCCCGCGTTGACGCCACGAAGGAAGACGACGCGGCCGAGGGCATCACGAAGGAGGGCGCCGTCGGTCACGAGGCGATGATCTTCGGGCGCAGGGAGCGCAATCTCGCAACGAGGCGCGTCGGGGAGCGCGGCCGGCGGGTCGGTCGAGCCACAAGCGAGGAGGAGCGAGGTCGAGAGGGCGAGGAGAAGGCGAAAGCGTTGCACGGAGAGGATGGTAGCGGCGCGGCGTGGGGGATGTCACGGCGCGTGATGGTCACGGGCCGGGCGGTTCTGCTAAGCTCGTGGTCCCTATGCGTCTCCTCGGTTCGATCGCGGCGATCCTGGTCCTCTCGGCCTGCAATGGCGGCGCGCAGCCGCCCGACGCCCCCACGGGGACGGGCAACACGTCGGAGGCGACGCCGAGCGGAACGCCGTCGGCCACCACGCCCGAGCAAGCGGCGAAGCCCCCGGCCCCGACGACCACGACGCCCCTCGCGAACCCGCCGACCACGGTGGGAGGGACCCCGGCCCCGACGGTGAACCCGACGAACGAAGCAGCCGCAGCCTCGCCGACGCAGCCGAGCGGGTCGTGCGGAGGCAGGACGTGCGGCGCCGGCGAGTCGTGCGCGTCGTATTACGGGATCGCAGGGCCACGCGGGCCGATGTTCCACGAGTGCGTCGTCCGCTGCCGGCGCGGCGAACCCAACGACGGATGCCCGTCCGGAAAGAAGTGTTTCACCGTGGCAGATGGTCCGGGCGACGTTTGTCGCTGAATACCATTCTCAGCCGGTGAGCGCGGTCAATCCTCGATCGCGCCGAGCAACGTGCGCAGGACCTCGGCCTGCGCGCCGAGCGCGGGGTCGCGGCTCGATCGGGAGAGGGCGGCGAGGGAGTCAGCCTGGAGGGTGACGACGGGGCGGAGGCCGCCGAGGTCGTCGAAGCGGCTGCCCTGGAAGATGCGGCCGAGCCTCCGGACCATGGCGAGCGCCGAGGCATACGCGATGACGTCGCCATGCCGCGCGCTGGCGATGCGCTCGACGTCGTCGTCGTAACGAGCATGGATGGTGCGCGTGGCCGTATGCCAGGTGCCCGTGGCCGCATCACGGTAACGCGCCGAGACGGTGATCTCGCAGGGCTCGCCCGGGACCCACACGGGCATGGCGACGCGGGCGATCTCGGTGCGCGCTTCACCCGCGTAGAGGTCGCCGAGCAGGAGGCGATCGCGATCGAGCGCGAGCGCCGCGAGCCCACCCGAGACCTCGAGGACACGGACGGGCGCAGGGACGGAGTGCACGGTGAGCTCGACGTCCTCGAGCACGACGTCGCCAGGCGGAGGGACGAGCTCCGCGACGGCGTCCTCGCGATCGGCGAAGCTGCCGCCCGCGTAGACGTCGTCGCCGAGGGGCGCGAGGTGCGAGGCGTCGAGGCGATCGGGCGTGCCGACGGCCGAGATGCGCACGCCCGCGCGGCGAAGCGTGGCGACCTCGTTCGCGAGCCGAAGGCCCGCCTGCGCGACGCCGATGCCATCACTCAAGACGAGGACCTGCCCCGCGGGAGGGAGGGCACCACCTTCGGCGACCTTCACGCCGACGAACCCTCGCGCGAGGGCGAGCGCGCCCGCGAGGTCGCGCGTGTTCGCGACGGCCGCGCCGCCACGAGGGCGCTCGAGGACACGCGTGATCGCGCCGTCGAGCAAGGTGCGATGCGAGCCAGGCAAGGCAGGGACGACGACACGCGGGCCGGAGGCGTCGATGATGGCGACGCGATCCCTGTTCCCGAGGTCGTCGAGGGCGACACGCGCGAGGGGCGCGGTGTTGGGGTTTCGGCCGTCGAGCACGATGGCGAGGCGGCGAGGCTCGCGCACGGAGGGTTTGGCGGCGGGGAACGCGTCGGCCGGGGCGATGGCGTCGATGCGGAGGAGGACCTCCCCGCCCCAGCTCGGGACGAGCGAGTCGCTCGATCGAACGACGACGGCGAGGCCGCGGCCCTGGAGGGCGACGGGGCTCGAGGTCTTGCGCCAGATGCCGTCCTTGGGGACGAGGAAGCCCGTGGGCGGGGTCCACGGGTCGTTCGGGCTGCGACGAACGACGGGCTTGGGTTGCTCGGTGGCGTCCATGAACTCGACGCCGTTCGCGGTGATGACGGAGGCGCCGCGGCGGCCGCCGGAAGGCGCGAAGACGACCTGGCCGTCGCGGGTGAGCGCGGGACGCGCACAAGCAGACAGGAAGGCCGCAAAAGCCCCCACGAAGGCACCCAGGAACCGGCCCGCTCGCCCGCCGATGCGCATCAGGGTCCATGTAGGATACGCCAAGCCAGGCGAAAAGGGGTGAACGAGCACGTCGTGACCGCGATGACACGGCGCTCCGTTCATGGCAAAAGCCGGCGCGATGGAGAAGGCGACGGCGAGCTTCCGCATCGGCGCGGACGAAAACGGCCTCGGGCCTCGGCTCGGGCCGATGCTGGTCACGGCGGTGATGGCGCGGGTGACCGAGGAGGGCGCGGCGATCGTGGGGCGGAAGCCACGAGGAGGCCTGGCCGAGCGGCTGGGGGACTCGAAGGCGATGGTGGCCTACGGCGACGTGGGGCTCGCGGAGGCGTGGGCGCGCGCGCTGGTGGAGCGAGGCGGAGGGCGCGCGGCGGCGGCCACGAACCCGGACGAGCTCGCGCACGCGATCACGAGCGAGGACCGGGCAGAGCTACGCGCGATGTGTCCGCCGCACGTGGAGGCGCAGTGCTGGGGAGCGACGGGCGAGGCGTTCACGGCGCCCGCGGAGCTCGTGGGGATGATCCACAAGGACCTCGATCGGCTGGAGAAGAAGGGCGTGACGATCGTGTCCGTGCGGAGCGAGGTGCTCTGCGCGAAGCGGCTGAACGACGGGCTCGCGGCGGGGAAGAACCGGTTCGTGATGGACCTGCACGCGATGGAGCGGCTCATCCTGTTGATGCGGAAGGACGCAGGCGAGGACGTGCGCGCGGTCTGCGGGAAGGTGGGCGGGTTCGGGAAGTACGGCGGCGCGTTCGGGCCGCTCGGGGGGCGGATGCACGTGGTGCTGGAGGAGTCGCGGGCGAGGAGCGCGTACCACTTCCCCGGGGTCGGAGAGATCGCGTTCGTGCGGGATGGCGACGCGACGGATCTGCTCGTCGCGCTCTCGTCGATGGTGGGCAAGTGGATGCGCGAGATCCTGATGGGGAGGATCGTGCGGCATTACCAGGCGATCGTGCCGGATCTGCGCGGGGCGAGCGGCTACCACGATCCGGTGACGGCGGCCTTCGTGGAGGCGACACGCGTCACGCGGAAGAAGCAGCGGGTGCCGGAGGAGTGCTTCGAGCGGAGAGGGGCGGAGGGCTGAAGCTCAGCGGTTGACGATGTGGACCGCGGCGCCCATCGCGTGCGCCGCCGCTTCCATGAACGCCTCGCCGAGCGTCGGGTGCGGGTGGATCGTGAGCGCGAGGTCCTCGGCGAACGCGGCCATCTCGAGCGCGAGCGCGCCCTCGCTGATCATCGTGCTCGCCTCGGGGCCGACGATGTGCACGCCGAGCACCTGCTTCGTCTTCTTGTCGGTCACGACCTTCACGAAGCCGTCGGTCTCCATCATCGCCATCGCCTTGCCGAGCGCGGCGAACGGGAACTTGCCGACCGTGACCTCGATGCCCTTCGCCTGCGCCTCCTCGGCCGTCAGGCCCGCGGTCGCGATCTCGGGGTCGGTGAAGATCGCGCCCGGGATGCAAGCCCAGTCCTTCGCCGCCTTGTGGCCCGCGATGACCTCCGCGATGATCTCACCCTCCTTCGAGGCCTTGTGCGCGAGCATGGGCGGGCCCGAGAGGTCGCCGATGGAGTAGATCGAAGGCACGTTCGTCCGGCCGAACTCGTCCGCCGGGACGAACCCACGCTTGTCGACGTTCACGCCCACGTTCTCGAGGCCGATGCCGCGCGAGTTCGGGCGCATGCCGACCGCGACGAGGACCATGTCCGTGACGATCGTCTCGGGCTTGCCCTCGATGTCGATCTTCACGGCGAGCGAGCCGTCGGCCTGCTTCTCGTAGCCCATGGCCTTGGCGTTCTTGTAGATCTTGCCGCCGCGCTTCTGGATGCGGCGCTCGACGACCTTCACGCAGTCCTGATCGACGCCCGTGAGCAGCGTCGGCAGCGCCTCGACGACGACGAGCTCGGCGCCGAAGGCCTGGTAGACCATGCCGAGCTCGAGCCCGATCACGCCGCCGCCGATGACGAGCATCCGCTTCGGGACCTCACGCAGGCTGACGGCCTCCTTCGCGCCGATGATCTGCTTGCCGTCGAACTTGAAGCTCGGGATCTCGATGGTCGACGAGCCCGTCGCGAGCACGATGCCCTTCGTCGCCTCGATCGTCTCGACCGAGCCGTCGGCCTTCGTCACCTCGACGCGGTTCGGCGAGACGATCTTCGCCGTGCCGGCCATGAGGTCGGCGCCGTTCGACTTGAGCAGGCCTCGCACGCCGCCCGTGAGGCGCTTGACGATGCCCTCTTTCCAGTCCTGCATCGCGTTCGGGTCGTGCTCGACCGAGCCGACCTTGATGCCCATCGTGCCCATCGAGTGCATCTTCTCGTAGGTGTGGGCCGCGGCGATGAGCGCCTTCGACGGGATGCAGCCCCAGTTGAGGCAGACGCCGCCGACCTCTTCCTTCTCGATGCAGAGGGTCTTTTGCTTGAGCTGGCCGAGCCGAATCGCGCAGACGTAGCCGCCGGGGCCGCCGCCGATGACGATCGCGTCGTAGGTCTTCATCATCCGATTCTCCATTCTAGAACGCGGGCCGACAGCCCCCGACGGGCGCGGATTACCATGTCGCGAGAGAGGTGGGGTCGGAAAAAGAGGCCGACCAGGGGGGTCAGTGCCCGCGGCCGCTCGCGACGCCGGGGGGTTTGGGGGGGCTCTCGGGCCCCCCCGTCGCAAACGGCGGGCTGGAGAGGACCTCGGCCCTTTGTTCGGCCAGGTGCCACGGCAGCTCGGCGTAGACGTCGTCGAAGAGCGTCTCGCGCGCGGGCGGGCCGAGCGCCTCGACCTCCTGGATCGCCGCGCTGATCTCGGCCATGAGCCCCTCCTCCATCGCCGCCTCTTCAGCCTCGTCGAGCAGGCCGCGTTGCACGAGGTGGCGGCGCAGGCGCGCGATCGGGTCGCGCTGCGCCCACATGTCGACCTCCTCCTGCGAGCGGTACCGCGTGGGATCGTCGCTCGAAGAGTGCGCGCCCATGCGGTAGGTCACGCTCTCGATGAACGTGGGCCCGCCGCCGCTCCGCGCGCGCGCGACGGCGTCGCCGACCACGCGATGGAGCGCGAGCACGTCGTTGCCGTCCACGCGCACCGAAGGGACGCCGTACGCGCGGCCCTTCACCGCGAACGTGGCCGACGCCGTCTGCCGGGCCGAAGGGACGCTGATCGCCCAGTGGTTGTTTTGACAAACCAGGACGCAGGGGACCTTGAAGACGCCCGCGAAGTTCAGCGCGTTGTGGAAATCGGGCTCGCTCGTGCCGCCGTCGCCGACGAAGCCGACGACGACGGCTTTGTCCTTGCGCATCTTGGCGGCCCAGGCGGCGCCGACGGCGTGCGGGAGCTGCGTCGCCATGCAGCTCGACCAGGCGACCTGGTTCACGGCGCGGCCGCTCATGTGCGAGGGCATCTGCCGGCCCTTGAGGACGTCGCCGGCGTTGCCGAAATACTGGGCGATGTAGGCGCGGAGCGGGAAGCCTCGCACGAGCATGATGGCGCTCTCGCGCAGGGCGGGGAACACCCAGTCGTCACGCTCGAGCACGAGGCCCGTGGCGATGGACGTTGCCTCCTGGCCGCGACACTCGCCCGCGAAGTGGACGCGGCCCTGGCGCTGCAGGAGCATCATGCGCGTGTCGATGAGGCGCACGCGCTTCATCTCGCGGTAGGCGCGGAGCAGCACGTGCGGGGCGAGGGCCGGATCGGTCTCGGGATCGGCGCTGCCGTCGTCACGCAGCACGCGGAAGAGCCCCAGATCCGGAGCCTCGTCGGCGCGGGGAGCCGGCGCCTCGGGCGCCTGCGAGGCCACCCGTCGGGCCTCGACGTCGTGTTCGTGCATGCGGGCAAACCTAGCGCGAAACGGCCCAGGTGTAGAGGGTCAACACCTCAAGGGCTGCAGAACCCGTACGTCGTCGTCCCCGGG
The window above is part of the Polyangium spumosum genome. Proteins encoded here:
- a CDS encoding vWA domain-containing protein is translated as MGAFAAFLSACARPALTRDGQVVFAPSGGRRGASVITANGVEFMDATEQPKPVVRRSPNDPWTPPTGFLVPKDGIWRKTSSPVALQGRGLAVVVRSSDSLVPSWGGEVLLRIDAIAPADAFPAAKPSVREPRRLAIVLDGRNPNTAPLARVALDDLGNRDRVAIIDASGPRVVVPALPGSHRTLLDGAITRVLERPRGGAAVANTRDLAGALALARGFVGVKVAEGGALPPAGQVLVLSDGIGVAQAGLRLANEVATLRRAGVRISAVGTPDRLDASHLAPLGDDVYAGGSFADREDAVAELVPPPGDVVLEDVELTVHSVPAPVRVLEVSGGLAALALDRDRLLLGDLYAGEARTEIARVAMPVWVPGEPCEITVSARYRDAATGTWHTATRTIHARYDDDVERIASARHGDVIAYASALAMVRRLGRIFQGSRFDDLGGLRPVVTLQADSLAALSRSSRDPALGAQAEVLRTLLGAIED
- a CDS encoding cellulase family glycosylhydrolase, which encodes MQRFRLLLALSTSLLLACGSTDPPAALPDAPRCEIALPAPEDHRLVTDGALLRDALGRVVFLRGVNAGGRSKFAPFVPFDFEPTEAGFQEALDRYLDRAASFGVSALRVPFVWAAVEPTPGMDDETFLARYDALLDGAWKRRIWTIIDFHQDIYSDIYCGSGFPGWTVPGPNPEPRHDCPDWFIKYSQDEDVRAAFDAFWSDEHGARTAYRALWERVAARHAGRPGVLGYEPINEPHQGTADLKTWEKTVLTPFYTEMAALIRAKDPTALVFFDATGTDAIGAFTYLDKPEGEGLVFAPHWYDYVALFGGVPSPSNAADAMARWADKGREWNMPVLVGESGASWEIENLGEFVTGLYDAMDENALHFTYWEYSDSKEGWNEEDLSLVDYEGQEVTAMTTALVRPYPRAVAGEAPSFRHDAAARRFVLAYDAPVEDGVTEIVVPERSYPEGYRVELSNGCVDTTRPGLLLVRPSAGQTRVELSVVPR
- the lpdA gene encoding dihydrolipoyl dehydrogenase gives rise to the protein MKTYDAIVIGGGPGGYVCAIRLGQLKQKTLCIEKEEVGGVCLNWGCIPSKALIAAAHTYEKMHSMGTMGIKVGSVEHDPNAMQDWKEGIVKRLTGGVRGLLKSNGADLMAGTAKIVSPNRVEVTKADGSVETIEATKGIVLATGSSTIEIPSFKFDGKQIIGAKEAVSLREVPKRMLVIGGGVIGLELGMVYQAFGAELVVVEALPTLLTGVDQDCVKVVERRIQKRGGKIYKNAKAMGYEKQADGSLAVKIDIEGKPETIVTDMVLVAVGMRPNSRGIGLENVGVNVDKRGFVPADEFGRTNVPSIYSIGDLSGPPMLAHKASKEGEIIAEVIAGHKAAKDWACIPGAIFTDPEIATAGLTAEEAQAKGIEVTVGKFPFAALGKAMAMMETDGFVKVVTDKKTKQVLGVHIVGPEASTMISEGALALEMAAFAEDLALTIHPHPTLGEAFMEAAAHAMGAAVHIVNR
- a CDS encoding thiamine pyrophosphate-dependent dehydrogenase E1 component subunit alpha; translated protein: MHEHDVEARRVASQAPEAPAPRADEAPDLGLFRVLRDDGSADPETDPALAPHVLLRAYREMKRVRLIDTRMMLLQRQGRVHFAGECRGQEATSIATGLVLERDDWVFPALRESAIMLVRGFPLRAYIAQYFGNAGDVLKGRQMPSHMSGRAVNQVAWSSCMATQLPHAVGAAWAAKMRKDKAVVVGFVGDGGTSEPDFHNALNFAGVFKVPCVLVCQNNHWAISVPSARQTASATFAVKGRAYGVPSVRVDGNDVLALHRVVGDAVARARSGGGPTFIESVTYRMGAHSSSDDPTRYRSQEEVDMWAQRDPIARLRRHLVQRGLLDEAEEAAMEEGLMAEISAAIQEVEALGPPARETLFDDVYAELPWHLAEQRAEVLSSPPFATGGPESPPKPPGVASGRGH